The following proteins are encoded in a genomic region of Flexivirga oryzae:
- a CDS encoding CPBP family intramembrane glutamic endopeptidase, with protein sequence MTREVRTLWRGPLAVPSTTLRRPVLVSETALVLLLSLGASAIYSILSIIRDLQSHVALNQQTSSLNSSQATQSWLDLTYQLVGVALGVVPALLAIHLLAREIPRAKRYLGIDATRWRSDLAWGAGMAALLGIPGLGLYVAARDLGFNTTVVAADLGSHWWVTPVLLLSAAQNAIVEEVVMIGYLYTRWTQAGWALPVVMVCSAVIRGSYHLYQGFGGFAGNIVMGLVLGTVYLRTRRVLPLIITHTILDSVAFVGYALLVNHVGWLQ encoded by the coding sequence GTGACGCGTGAAGTTCGCACGCTCTGGCGCGGACCGCTCGCGGTGCCGTCCACCACGCTGCGCCGCCCCGTGCTGGTCTCCGAGACGGCCCTGGTGTTGCTGCTCAGCCTCGGCGCGTCCGCGATCTACTCGATCCTGTCGATCATCCGTGACCTGCAGTCCCACGTCGCGCTCAACCAGCAGACGTCGTCGCTGAACAGTTCGCAGGCGACGCAGTCCTGGCTCGACCTGACCTACCAGCTGGTCGGTGTCGCGCTCGGCGTGGTGCCGGCGCTGCTCGCCATCCACCTGCTGGCCCGCGAGATCCCGCGCGCGAAGCGCTACCTCGGCATCGACGCCACCCGGTGGCGCTCCGATCTCGCCTGGGGCGCCGGGATGGCGGCGCTGCTCGGCATACCCGGCCTGGGCCTGTATGTCGCCGCACGTGATCTCGGTTTCAACACGACCGTCGTCGCGGCGGATCTGGGCAGCCACTGGTGGGTCACCCCCGTCCTGCTGCTGTCCGCGGCGCAGAACGCGATCGTCGAAGAGGTCGTCATGATCGGCTACCTCTACACGCGCTGGACGCAGGCCGGGTGGGCGTTGCCCGTGGTGATGGTCTGCTCGGCGGTCATCCGCGGCAGCTACCACCTCTACCAGGGGTTCGGCGGTTTCGCCGGGAACATCGTGATGGGGCTGGTCCTCGGCACCGTCTACCTACGCACCAGGAGAGTGCTTCCGTTGATCATCACCCATACGATCCTGGACTCCGTCGCGTTCGTCGGCTACGCGCTGCTGGTGAACCACGTGGGGTGGCTGCAATGA
- a CDS encoding AMP-binding protein, whose product MFYPLTVRDFLDRAAHVYPDRIGVVDEPDQPAPSLGSLTYRQLAADAAAQAARLDELGVPVGGRVAVISQNSARLMTSFFGVSGWGRVLVPVNFRLAQPELDYIVAHSGAQVVYADPELADKLAAIDAPHKFVLGEDDGDLYSRGAEPRPWEAPDEAATATINYTSGTTARPKGVQLTHRSLWLNATTFALHSTVTDRDVYLHTLPQFHVNGWGMPYAVTGLGGRHIMLRKVDGPEILRRVEEHGVTLMCAAPAVINAVLDAAQDWDGPVPGRDRVRVICAGAPPPSRTIERVMNELGWEFLQIYGLTETSPVITINRARAEWDDLPTTERARRLMRAGVPALGCRMAIDTDGEVLSASNHNLDGYWEQPDATAKAQEGGWFHTGDGGYLDEDGYLVISDRKKDVIVSGGENVSSIEVEDALTSHDAVREVAVIGIPDAKWGERVIALVVTDDDELTGEALIAHCRDRLAGYKCPKQIDFVAELPRTATGKLQKFKLREPYWAGRERAVS is encoded by the coding sequence GTGTTCTACCCGCTGACCGTGCGCGATTTCCTCGACCGCGCCGCCCATGTCTACCCCGACCGGATCGGCGTCGTCGACGAACCGGACCAGCCGGCCCCCTCGCTCGGTTCGCTGACCTACCGGCAGCTGGCCGCCGACGCGGCCGCGCAGGCGGCCCGGCTCGACGAGCTCGGCGTGCCGGTCGGTGGCCGGGTGGCCGTCATCTCGCAGAACTCCGCCCGGCTGATGACCTCGTTCTTCGGCGTGAGCGGCTGGGGCCGGGTGCTGGTGCCGGTGAACTTCCGGCTGGCGCAGCCGGAGCTGGACTACATCGTCGCGCACAGCGGGGCGCAGGTCGTGTATGCCGACCCCGAGCTCGCGGACAAGCTGGCCGCGATCGACGCGCCGCACAAGTTCGTGCTCGGCGAGGACGACGGGGACCTGTACTCCCGCGGCGCCGAACCCCGCCCGTGGGAGGCACCGGACGAGGCGGCGACCGCGACGATCAACTACACCTCCGGCACCACGGCCCGGCCCAAGGGCGTCCAGCTCACCCACCGCAGCCTGTGGCTGAACGCCACCACCTTCGCGCTGCACTCGACCGTCACCGACCGCGACGTCTACCTGCACACACTGCCGCAGTTCCACGTCAACGGCTGGGGTATGCCGTACGCGGTGACCGGGCTCGGCGGCCGGCACATCATGCTGCGCAAGGTCGACGGCCCGGAGATCCTGCGGCGCGTCGAGGAGCACGGCGTGACGTTGATGTGCGCCGCACCCGCGGTGATCAACGCGGTCCTCGACGCCGCGCAGGACTGGGACGGTCCCGTCCCGGGGCGGGACCGGGTGCGCGTCATCTGTGCCGGCGCGCCGCCGCCGTCCCGGACCATCGAGCGGGTCATGAACGAGCTGGGCTGGGAGTTCCTGCAGATCTACGGGCTCACCGAGACCTCCCCGGTGATCACCATCAACCGGGCCCGCGCCGAGTGGGACGACCTGCCGACGACCGAGCGCGCCCGGCGGCTGATGCGGGCCGGCGTCCCGGCGCTCGGCTGCCGGATGGCCATCGACACCGACGGCGAGGTGCTGTCGGCGTCCAACCACAACCTGGACGGCTACTGGGAGCAGCCGGACGCCACCGCGAAGGCGCAGGAGGGCGGCTGGTTCCACACCGGGGACGGCGGCTACCTGGACGAGGACGGCTACCTGGTCATCTCCGACCGGAAGAAGGACGTCATCGTCTCCGGTGGCGAGAACGTCTCCTCGATCGAGGTCGAGGACGCGTTGACGTCGCACGACGCCGTCCGCGAGGTGGCCGTGATCGGCATACCCGACGCGAAGTGGGGTGAACGCGTCATCGCGCTGGTCGTCACCGACGACGACGAGCTGACCGGCGAGGCCCTGATCGCGCACTGCCGGGACCGCCTCGCCGGCTACAAGTGCCCCAAGCAGATCGACTTCGTCGCCGAACTGCCGCGCACCGCGACCGGGAAGCTGCAGAAGTTCAAGCTGCGGGAGCCGTACTGGGCGGGCCGCGAACGCGCCGTGAGCTGA
- a CDS encoding ABC transporter ATP-binding protein, protein MSKRKGSKPPASKQPRTPAPEQPAAPVKGALFRQIKADKVTCVQGEVTMLPPTSLTVRPGENVAILGANGAGKTTFLRVLTGNLQPTGGTVTMDDLPIDERDPATRRVIAPLIGPVAGYRDLTVADHLILIDQTWGGDRDGAGERIAAVLNRLDILQFGNRYLAELSSGQRQLVELAMVLLRPSGLLVLDEPEQRLDEERRALLGEVLQERAAAGGAVVWVCHDKTLAETATRTVRFPQGK, encoded by the coding sequence ATGAGCAAACGCAAGGGCTCGAAGCCACCGGCGAGCAAACAGCCGAGGACACCGGCACCCGAGCAGCCGGCGGCGCCGGTCAAGGGAGCGCTGTTCCGGCAGATCAAGGCCGACAAGGTCACCTGCGTCCAGGGCGAGGTGACGATGCTGCCGCCCACCTCGCTGACCGTGAGACCCGGTGAGAACGTCGCCATCCTGGGCGCCAACGGTGCCGGTAAGACGACGTTCCTGCGCGTGCTGACCGGCAACCTGCAGCCCACCGGTGGCACGGTCACCATGGACGACCTGCCGATCGACGAGCGTGATCCGGCGACCCGTCGGGTGATCGCGCCACTGATCGGGCCGGTCGCCGGTTACCGGGACCTGACCGTCGCCGACCACCTGATCCTGATCGACCAGACCTGGGGCGGTGACCGGGACGGTGCCGGTGAACGCATCGCAGCGGTGCTCAACCGGTTGGACATCCTGCAGTTCGGCAACCGCTATCTGGCCGAACTGTCCTCGGGCCAGCGGCAACTCGTCGAGCTGGCGATGGTGCTGCTGCGACCGTCCGGGCTGCTGGTGCTCGACGAGCCGGAGCAGCGCCTGGACGAGGAGCGCCGAGCCCTGCTCGGTGAGGTCCTGCAGGAGCGCGCCGCCGCCGGCGGCGCCGTCGTGTGGGTGTGTCACGACAAGACGCTCGCGGAGACCGCGACCCGCACCGTGCGTTTCCCGCAGGGCAAGTGA
- the murQ gene encoding N-acetylmuramic acid 6-phosphate etherase, translating to MNLGDLGTEARNPRSVGLDAMDTVQVLELMNDEDRTVAVAVRHALPEIAKAVDLIADSLGSGGRLIYLGAGTSGRLGLLDAVECPPTFDTDPGQVTALLAGGEGAFVEAVEGAEDDVETAAADVDGLGVGPHDTVVGIAASGRTPYVIGGLRRARERGAHTVALACNTGSLIGREARVAIEVATGPEVLTGSTRLKAGTAQKMVCNMLSTAAMVRIGKTYGNFMVDMRPTNAKLVDRARRIVAAATEVDEITAATALERAGGRTKVAVVMLLAGVDVDRAERLLEVGGGSVSTAVADRAS from the coding sequence ATGAACCTCGGGGACCTGGGCACCGAGGCGCGCAATCCGCGCAGCGTCGGCCTGGACGCGATGGACACCGTGCAGGTGCTCGAGCTGATGAACGACGAGGACCGGACCGTCGCCGTTGCGGTCCGGCACGCGCTGCCGGAGATCGCCAAGGCGGTTGACCTGATTGCTGACTCGCTGGGTTCGGGCGGCCGGCTGATCTACCTGGGCGCAGGCACCAGCGGCCGGCTCGGGTTGCTGGACGCCGTCGAGTGCCCGCCGACCTTCGACACCGACCCCGGCCAGGTGACGGCGCTGCTCGCCGGCGGCGAAGGCGCCTTCGTCGAGGCCGTCGAGGGCGCCGAGGACGACGTCGAGACAGCGGCCGCCGACGTCGACGGCCTGGGGGTGGGGCCGCACGACACGGTGGTCGGGATCGCGGCGAGCGGGCGCACGCCATACGTCATCGGCGGCCTGCGCCGAGCCCGCGAACGCGGCGCGCACACCGTCGCGCTCGCCTGCAACACCGGCTCGCTGATCGGCCGGGAGGCACGGGTCGCGATCGAGGTGGCCACGGGTCCCGAGGTGCTCACCGGCTCCACCCGGCTGAAGGCCGGCACGGCCCAGAAGATGGTCTGCAACATGCTGTCGACGGCCGCCATGGTGCGGATCGGCAAGACCTACGGCAACTTCATGGTCGACATGCGCCCGACCAACGCCAAACTGGTCGACCGCGCCCGCCGGATCGTCGCGGCGGCCACCGAGGTGGACGAGATCACCGCCGCCACCGCGCTGGAGCGCGCGGGCGGCCGGACCAAGGTCGCGGTCGTCATGCTGCTGGCCGGGGTGGACGTGGATCGCGCCGAGCGGCTGCTGGAGGTGGGCGGCGGGAGTGTGTCGACGGCCGTCGCGGACCGCGCCAGCTGA
- a CDS encoding long-chain-fatty-acid--CoA ligase, which translates to MTNLAANLATTAEQHPDALAVKLDDFELTYAQLRDAAAKFAGKLAARGVRPGDRIALSQPNLPTFPVIFYGALWAGATVVPMNPLLKPREVAYYLSDSGASVMFGMPGDGQAGAQEAGTDYEVVDGSSGGGAGLLGDADPLPEPVERADDDTAVILYTSGTTGLPKGAELTHHNLDDNARMVAAQLVPIAPGDIVMGCLPLFHVFGLTCGLNTAVVSGAAITLIPRFDPAKVLEIMQRDRTTVFQGVPTMYNAMLAAAADRDVDLSSLQTCCSGGASLPGEVMRKFEDRFGAKILEGYGLSETSPVASFNLPDRPRKVGSIGVPLKGVEMRLAESDGSDTPEGGIGEIAIRGDLIMKGYWGRPEATASAIRDGWFYSGDLAKQDEDGYFFIVDRAKDMIIRGGYNVYPREVEEVLYEHPDVVEAAVVGVPHEHYGEEVAAYVVRAPGSTLDAETLIDYAKERVAAYKYPRTISFLDALPKGATGKILKRELRDPA; encoded by the coding sequence ATGACGAACCTCGCGGCCAATCTCGCCACTACCGCCGAGCAGCACCCGGACGCGCTCGCGGTCAAGCTCGACGACTTCGAGCTCACCTACGCCCAGTTGCGGGACGCGGCCGCGAAGTTCGCCGGCAAGCTGGCCGCGCGCGGCGTACGGCCCGGTGACCGCATCGCACTGTCCCAGCCCAACCTGCCGACCTTCCCGGTGATCTTCTACGGCGCCCTGTGGGCGGGCGCGACCGTCGTGCCGATGAACCCGCTGCTCAAGCCCCGCGAGGTCGCCTACTACCTGTCCGACTCCGGTGCCTCGGTGATGTTCGGTATGCCGGGCGACGGCCAGGCGGGCGCGCAGGAGGCGGGCACCGACTACGAGGTGGTTGACGGGAGCAGTGGCGGTGGGGCCGGGCTGCTCGGTGACGCCGACCCGCTGCCCGAGCCGGTCGAGCGCGCCGACGACGACACCGCGGTCATCCTCTACACCTCCGGCACGACGGGCCTCCCGAAGGGCGCCGAGCTCACGCACCACAACTTGGACGACAACGCCCGGATGGTCGCGGCGCAGTTGGTGCCGATCGCGCCGGGTGACATCGTGATGGGCTGCCTGCCGCTGTTCCACGTCTTCGGTCTCACCTGCGGACTCAACACCGCCGTGGTCTCCGGCGCCGCGATCACCCTGATCCCGCGCTTCGATCCGGCGAAGGTGCTGGAGATCATGCAGCGCGACCGGACCACGGTCTTCCAGGGTGTGCCGACGATGTACAACGCGATGCTTGCGGCGGCCGCCGACCGGGACGTCGACCTGTCGTCGCTGCAGACCTGCTGCTCCGGCGGGGCGTCGCTGCCCGGCGAGGTGATGCGCAAGTTCGAGGACCGCTTCGGCGCCAAGATCCTGGAGGGGTACGGACTGTCCGAGACCTCGCCGGTCGCGTCGTTCAACCTGCCGGACCGGCCGCGCAAGGTCGGCTCGATCGGGGTGCCGCTCAAGGGTGTCGAGATGCGGCTCGCCGAGTCCGACGGCTCGGACACCCCGGAGGGTGGGATCGGCGAGATCGCGATCCGGGGCGACCTGATCATGAAGGGCTACTGGGGCCGGCCGGAGGCGACGGCGTCCGCGATCCGCGACGGGTGGTTCTACTCCGGCGACCTGGCCAAACAGGACGAGGACGGCTACTTCTTCATCGTCGACCGCGCCAAGGACATGATCATCCGCGGCGGCTACAACGTCTATCCGCGCGAGGTCGAGGAGGTGCTCTACGAGCATCCGGACGTGGTCGAGGCCGCAGTCGTCGGGGTGCCGCACGAGCACTACGGCGAAGAGGTTGCGGCCTATGTCGTGCGGGCTCCGGGATCAACACTCGACGCCGAGACGTTGATCGATTACGCGAAGGAGCGCGTGGCGGCATACAAGTATCCGCGGACGATCAGCTTCCTGGATGCGCTGCCCAAGGGCGCGACCGGCAAGATCCTCAAGCGCGAACTGCGCGACCCGGCCTAG
- a CDS encoding response regulator has protein sequence MAAAGHVTGGTVTVYVVDDHPLVSGGVETLFAHAPDLQVVGRAATSDAAIPEVGRLRPQVVLLDLSMPGTTGSEAVRPLLAASPGSHVVIFTAYSDHPAVGRALAAGAHGALLKDAASGDLVSGLRRICAGEVVLDPRLDPTGSVGELQEALRAAGITEREYDVLLQVARGRTNPEIGEVLGITRNTVKAYLQSCMRKLGARNRIEVITRASEKRLL, from the coding sequence TTGGCTGCCGCAGGACACGTGACCGGCGGCACGGTCACGGTGTATGTCGTCGACGACCACCCGCTGGTCAGCGGCGGCGTCGAGACGCTCTTCGCGCACGCACCCGACCTGCAGGTGGTGGGCCGTGCGGCGACCTCCGACGCCGCGATCCCGGAGGTGGGCCGGCTGCGGCCGCAGGTCGTGCTGCTCGACCTGAGCATGCCCGGCACGACCGGCTCGGAGGCGGTACGCCCGCTGCTCGCCGCATCGCCGGGCAGTCACGTGGTCATCTTCACGGCATACAGCGACCATCCGGCGGTCGGCAGGGCGCTCGCGGCCGGTGCGCACGGCGCGCTGCTCAAGGACGCCGCCTCTGGTGACCTGGTGTCGGGGCTGCGCCGCATCTGTGCCGGTGAGGTGGTCCTCGACCCCCGGCTGGACCCGACCGGGAGCGTCGGCGAACTGCAGGAGGCGCTGCGTGCCGCGGGAATCACCGAGCGGGAGTACGACGTGCTGCTGCAGGTCGCCCGGGGCCGGACCAACCCGGAGATCGGGGAGGTGCTCGGCATCACCCGCAACACGGTCAAGGCCTACCTGCAGAGCTGCATGCGCAAGCTCGGTGCCCGCAACCGCATCGAGGTCATCACCCGCGCCAGCGAGAAACGGCTGCTCTGA
- a CDS encoding MurR/RpiR family transcriptional regulator, producing MAKDSSDLKADPTRDVLVRMRSSLPQLQPAEHRVAEVVLKDPAAAAQLSITELASRADTSVATVARFSHSVGFGGYPQLRLALAGAAARESALGGPARKPPADLDEAESTEDIVAAIVHHEVRALQETAEHLDLTALDAAIAAVAAADRVEIFGVQASGLVATDLQYKLIRAGRIAFAWTEFHSAMTSAVLLGAGDVAIGISHSGATLDVIETLAAAKEAGATTIAITNFSGAPIVDHADIVLTTAARETAFRSGALASRTAQLAVVDFLFVGVARTSLEATTEALTRTYQAVRDGKSFKRRRSAGRGK from the coding sequence ATGGCCAAGGATTCCAGTGACCTGAAGGCAGACCCCACCCGTGACGTCCTCGTGCGCATGAGGTCGTCGCTCCCGCAGTTGCAGCCTGCCGAGCACCGCGTCGCCGAGGTGGTGCTGAAGGATCCGGCGGCCGCCGCTCAACTGTCGATCACCGAGCTGGCGTCCCGTGCGGACACCTCCGTCGCGACGGTGGCCCGGTTCAGCCACAGTGTCGGTTTCGGCGGGTACCCGCAGCTGCGGCTGGCGCTCGCCGGCGCGGCCGCCCGCGAGTCGGCGCTCGGCGGCCCCGCCCGCAAACCGCCCGCCGACCTGGACGAGGCGGAGTCGACCGAGGACATCGTCGCCGCGATCGTGCACCACGAGGTGCGTGCCCTGCAGGAGACCGCCGAGCACCTGGACCTGACGGCCCTCGACGCGGCGATCGCGGCGGTGGCCGCGGCGGACCGGGTCGAGATCTTCGGTGTCCAGGCGAGCGGCCTGGTCGCCACGGACCTGCAGTACAAGCTGATCCGGGCGGGCCGGATCGCCTTCGCCTGGACCGAGTTCCACAGCGCGATGACGTCGGCGGTGCTGCTCGGCGCGGGCGACGTCGCGATCGGCATCTCGCACTCCGGCGCCACCCTGGACGTGATCGAGACGCTGGCCGCAGCCAAGGAGGCGGGCGCGACGACGATCGCCATCACCAACTTCTCCGGCGCCCCCATCGTCGACCACGCCGACATCGTGCTGACCACCGCCGCGCGCGAGACGGCGTTCCGGTCCGGCGCCCTGGCCAGCCGCACCGCCCAGCTGGCCGTTGTCGACTTCCTCTTCGTCGGCGTCGCGCGGACCTCGCTGGAGGCGACCACCGAGGCGCTGACCCGCACCTACCAGGCGGTCCGGGACGGCAAGTCGTTCAAGCGGCGCCGGTCGGCCGGGAGGGGCAAGTAG
- a CDS encoding acetate uptake transporter has translation MPVTSPENGSSHDHSDRTRGRRAAGTSAPARPAMADPGAWAVLAFSTNSFMLGLYNAQLVDANGAAIVIPMAFLFGGLVQVVVAVLEVIRGNLFGAVVFGSYGPFWIIYGLIEERYAGKVASAGAAVKDQLAVSSALTVFLAMFAILTFFFLIASLRTDMVLVAVFALLLAAFVLLALGIHSGNTGLEKTSGWLTLIFAVLGWYHGAGGLIAATFGRKVLPVGPLS, from the coding sequence GTGCCCGTCACATCCCCGGAGAACGGAAGTTCGCATGACCACTCTGACCGAACGCGAGGCCGTCGAGCAGCTGGCACCAGCGCCCCTGCCCGACCCGCGATGGCCGATCCCGGAGCCTGGGCGGTCCTCGCCTTCTCCACCAACTCGTTCATGCTCGGCCTCTACAACGCGCAGCTCGTCGACGCGAACGGCGCCGCGATCGTCATCCCGATGGCGTTCCTCTTCGGCGGCCTGGTGCAGGTGGTCGTCGCCGTCCTGGAGGTGATCCGCGGCAACCTGTTCGGCGCGGTCGTCTTCGGCAGCTACGGACCGTTCTGGATCATCTACGGGCTGATCGAGGAGCGGTATGCCGGCAAGGTGGCCTCCGCCGGCGCCGCGGTGAAGGACCAGCTCGCGGTCAGCAGCGCGCTCACCGTGTTCCTGGCGATGTTCGCGATCCTGACGTTCTTCTTCCTCATCGCCTCGCTCAGGACCGACATGGTGCTGGTGGCGGTCTTCGCGCTGCTGCTGGCGGCGTTCGTGCTGCTGGCGCTCGGCATCCACTCCGGCAACACCGGCCTGGAGAAGACGTCCGGCTGGTTGACGCTGATCTTCGCCGTGCTCGGCTGGTACCACGGAGCCGGTGGTCTCATCGCAGCGACCTTTGGGCGCAAAGTCCTGCCCGTGGGCCCGCTTTCCTAG
- a CDS encoding GAF domain-containing protein, with protein MGEPSQEAAWRADAMRDLLLSYRELVLSLDQDRILHAAVERARSGLGTAIALGGRVEDGDLLVLRHWSGTETPSLHDLVVPVGLGLGGKASATGRPQVVAHYVKSSRITHHFDAPVADEGVHTMAAVPIEAADGTRSVVYVGHRDRLTATDRLMGQFEQLGTATSLALDVAQQVRTERTKAVSGTRQELALDLHDSVGALLFRIGVEIRDLAGSPGCSEQVSDRLKDMENRIGEAAMGLRECVAGLRRDRDDSSADLRTALSADCAAYQERCGVTTRLVALSAIPPLDDLRAACLRRCVRESLLNVEKHADASCVVVSLAAQDDGVLIAVSDDGADPPSDTRQPGIGIASLTEEFGRLGGWFEFVHEAGEGGTARGWLPQDT; from the coding sequence GTGGGCGAACCCAGCCAGGAGGCCGCGTGGCGTGCTGACGCCATGCGGGACCTCCTGCTCTCCTACCGGGAGCTGGTGCTGTCCCTGGACCAGGACCGGATCCTGCACGCGGCCGTCGAGCGGGCCCGCTCCGGCCTCGGCACGGCCATCGCGCTCGGTGGCCGGGTCGAGGACGGTGACCTGCTCGTGCTGCGGCACTGGTCCGGCACCGAGACCCCCAGCCTGCACGACCTGGTCGTCCCGGTCGGTCTCGGGCTGGGCGGCAAGGCGAGCGCGACCGGCCGCCCCCAGGTGGTCGCGCACTACGTCAAGTCCTCCCGGATCACCCACCACTTCGACGCGCCCGTCGCCGACGAGGGCGTGCACACCATGGCGGCCGTCCCGATCGAGGCCGCCGACGGCACCCGGTCCGTGGTGTATGTCGGCCACCGCGACCGGTTGACCGCCACCGACCGGCTGATGGGGCAGTTCGAACAGCTCGGCACGGCGACCTCGCTCGCGCTCGACGTCGCGCAGCAGGTGCGCACCGAGCGGACCAAGGCGGTCAGCGGCACCCGGCAGGAGCTGGCCCTCGACCTGCACGACAGCGTCGGCGCGTTGCTGTTCCGGATCGGCGTGGAGATCCGCGACCTGGCCGGCAGCCCGGGCTGCTCCGAGCAGGTCAGCGACCGGCTGAAGGACATGGAGAACCGCATCGGCGAGGCGGCGATGGGGTTGCGGGAGTGCGTGGCCGGGCTGCGCCGGGACCGCGACGACTCCTCCGCCGACCTGCGCACGGCGCTGTCGGCGGACTGCGCCGCCTACCAGGAGCGCTGCGGGGTGACGACCCGGCTGGTGGCGCTGTCCGCCATACCGCCGCTCGACGACCTGCGCGCCGCGTGCCTGCGCCGGTGCGTGCGCGAGTCGCTGCTCAACGTGGAGAAGCACGCCGACGCGTCCTGCGTGGTGGTCAGCCTCGCGGCACAGGACGACGGGGTGCTGATCGCGGTGTCCGACGACGGGGCCGACCCGCCGTCGGACACCCGGCAGCCGGGGATCGGGATCGCCTCGCTGACAGAGGAATTCGGCCGCCTCGGCGGCTGGTTCGAGTTCGTCCACGAGGCGGGTGAAGGCGGCACCGCACGCGGTTGGCTGCCGCAGGACACGTGA
- a CDS encoding MarR family winged helix-turn-helix transcriptional regulator: MHSEGAIPEGARLLAAVARLNRWATRHAELAIPPAQARLLSLIDELGPARIGELANADHCSQPTMTTQVQRLEAAGWASRSADSSDARVALIELTVEGREQLERLRASRAEALAPEVARLSEQERDALRSATEIILRIVHPGGADQ; the protein is encoded by the coding sequence ATGCACTCCGAAGGCGCCATTCCCGAGGGCGCGCGACTGCTCGCCGCGGTCGCCCGGCTGAACCGCTGGGCCACCCGCCACGCCGAGCTGGCCATCCCGCCCGCACAGGCCCGCCTGCTGTCGCTGATCGACGAGCTCGGCCCGGCGCGGATCGGCGAGCTGGCCAACGCCGACCACTGCAGCCAGCCCACCATGACCACCCAGGTGCAGCGTCTCGAGGCCGCCGGCTGGGCGAGCCGGTCGGCCGACTCCAGCGACGCCCGAGTCGCGCTGATCGAGCTCACCGTCGAGGGCCGGGAGCAGCTGGAGCGGCTGCGCGCCTCGCGTGCCGAGGCGCTGGCGCCCGAGGTCGCCCGCCTCAGCGAGCAGGAGCGGGACGCGCTGCGCAGTGCGACCGAGATCATCCTGCGGATCGTTCATCCCGGTGGGGCTGACCAGTAG